GGGTCAGGCATGCACTGACTGCACACTCTCACCCAGAGTTTATTTACTGAGAGTTTTGGAAAGGAGTGTGCGGGTCACGCCATCGAATAATTGAGATCCCTATATTTGTCCACCGCCAGCTGACAAAGACCCCCCACCTCAGCTGCAGGGACAGCGCAGGTGACGATAATCTTTTGGAGGATGAAGACGATGTCATTGTCCTCGCTCCTCCTCCTCGGTCAGGTAGCGTAATGGACTAGTCCAGGGAGAGCTGGACCTTATTGAGATGTGTAGGATGTTTGTGATCAAGTTCTCCATTAACTGGCTGTAACAGCAGACTGGCCAGGGTACAGAGAGGAATCTGTATGATGGCAAATGGCTACCGTCTTGTGCTACCCCATCAAACAGTTAATTCTGGCCATCCCAGCAGGCACCGAGGAGATGCCTCATTTTTGAGATAAGCCTTTTTTGCACAGAGTGCCTGTTAAAGGTTTCCACAGCCTGATGTGCAGGAAAAGGAGGATCTGGGGATGTCCAGCTCCCCTCCATTGGTGGCAAATCACCTTCACCCTGATCGTCAGATGGCCATATCCTCTGCTCCCCTTCGTTGCAGGGACGGATGGAGAGATTGTCGGCCTCCATTTACAAAAGATCTGCATTAGTGCGGATCTAAACCCATGTACATCAAGAGGGGCTGTCCAGAGCTGCAGCCATAGCAGGGGTCTCGTTGTTGTGGGCGAACGGGCTATTTGGCTCAGCCTGTCTGAGAGCGAGAAGACCGTTTTCCTCGATGCCCTGGTGGATCCGAAAGCCCTCTTCGGGCCTACGATGTCCACAATGAAGCAGCAGTGTGATTTAAGGAAAAAGAATGGGGAGGGGTTCGAGACCTCCCTTCACCGTAAATCCATCGCTCACCCCCCTCCAGCGAAGAGGACTCTGAAGGGGAATCAAACCATAAGTTTTGTGTTACACGGTTCATGCACAAACAATTTAATGAGAGCGTTGTCACCAGTTCCCCCAGTGCCTCTAAGTTTGCATCTTTCTTCTCCACCCATGGGTTCAGAAAAGAGAGAAGAGGAATGTTCGCACAAAAACACGCGTAATAAAAATCTCTGTGCATCCAAGAAGTGGGCAGAGGGCACAGCAACGTGTGAAAATAAACACAAtcaattacaaaataatacagAACTCAGAGCTGCAATCCACAGCTCCCCTGCTTGTGCCACAGCAccatcagtgagagagagagcttcAGAGGACCCCTCTCTGTTCACACAAAAAGATGGCTGGTACATATGCGCACCCCTGGGTTTTGTCTAAGCTAAAATGGTGTTATAGGCTGCAATTCGCTGTAAAACCCACCTCTGTTCAACAGTGTGTTAATGTCAACAGCGGAGAGGGAATCAGCAAAGATTTTGAGGAAAATAGCCAATTTGCTAAGCAAGAGCAATAAGGGTTGTGCCATTGGAGGACAGCCGTCAGGGTTTTTAATCCAGGTATTTCATCATCCCAAAAAGAGGAGGAGGTCTCCATCCCATTCTGGGTTTCGGATCATCAACAAACACCTCAGAAGGTACAAGTTCAAAATGTTCATGCTCAGTTAATTCATCCCAGAGACTGGTTTACGTCAGTCGATCTGAAGGACGTGACTTTCATGTAGGCATCTACCCCTCGCACAGAAAATTCCTAAGATTTGCCTTTCAGGTAGTAGCTTACAAATTTTTGTCAGTGCCTTTTGGACTTTCATTAGCACTGAGAGTGTTCAGAGAGTATGAGGAGGCCATGCTAATGCTGCTGTGATTAAAGTTCCTAAGAGTGTCTGCTTATCTAGAAGATCTACTGCTGTGCACACCATCGCAGTATCAAGCAGAGATAGATACAAGAACACTGATATCTCGTTTGGTGAGTTTGGGATTCCAAATAAACACGACAAAGTGCTGTCTGATGCCCTCACAGGAAATAATTTATTCTGGTCTCAGATTGAACTCCGATCTGTATCGAGCATTTCTGTCAGAGGAATGCATCGGATcgatttgttgttgtttgtctACAGGTTGTGTCTATGACTATTAGGTCTGATGTCCTCGATGGTGTCAGTCATTCCTTTGGGACTACTGCGAATGAGAGAGTTTTCAGCATTGGATTGAAGCACAGCACTTGTTTCCTTACCGTCACTTAAATCGCAGAGTGAGAGTGAAGTCAGAGGGGATGCTTGCTCTCACTTTCCTTCATGGTTGAACCCCTTTGGGCATGGTCTCTCTGTGGAAAGTGGTGATGACAGACGCATCACTCACAGGTTGgggccactgatctatatatatatatatatatatatgtatatatatagatcagtggttggtGTACAATGTGAGAAGGCAGACTAGTAAATGGGGTTTGGCCCGCAACACTACAGAACGCACACATAAACTTTCTGGACTTATTTACAGTGTTTCTAGCATTGAAGCACTTTGTACAGTTTCTTCAAGGTCACTATGTCCTAGTtagatcagtcaacatgacaaTGGTGGCATACATAACAGACAAGGGGGCAACCAACTGTTGCAGGTTTATGAGGGGTGCTCGGTGGTTGTACAGGGTATCAAAACCTCTGGTTCTGTCATGGGATTGATCCATGGTCCTGAATGTGCTTTCTCGGTCTCCCTTTGAGCCAGTTAAAAGTATAGAATTGAAGCTTTATTTTTGGCCTTAACAACTGCGACACGGGTTAGTGAACTTACAGCTATGCCAGTTCATCACTCTTTTATGCGCTTTGCTGTGGATTCATCGAGAGTGTTTCTTAAAACTAATCCATCCTTTGTGCCTAAGATGAGCGACTCTGTGCTCAGCTGTAAGCCTGTGGACTTGATACATTTTCACTCGCTGCCTTTTTATCACCAGAGGACGTAGGAGTTTGTACTCTATGTTTGTACATGAAAAGAATGAAAGCACTGAGGAAGAGTAATCAGCTTTTTGTTCCTTGGGCTGAATCTTGTAAGAGCAGACCCATATCTTGACAGTCTCATTGGGTAGTGGAGGCTATTATATTAAGTTATAATAGTCTAGGGTTGCAACCTCCGGAGGGCTTGAGAGCTCATTCTACCAGAGGCATGGCTATGACGTGGGCACTGTTTAGGGGCATTTCAGACAAGGACATTTGTGCGGCTGTGAGTTGGGTATTGCCTCACACTTTTGCCTGGTGTGGGTGTGCAGTCTGCCGATGTATAAAAAGAAAAGTTAAGTGCTTTTTGTTTCTCCCATACATTATTTTAGAATTTGTGGGGTTTTCATATTTTGGACTCTTCGAGTCTATTGACTGGTCTGCTTCGGACAGCATATCTGCAATACGGGAGTTGGCTAtatcccatagtgagataccgaACTAAGGATAGAAATAGAACTTTATGTtactcactgtggcagggcggagggcggggcggggccgTGATTCCGTACACCCGACCCCTtattaggctgattaagcccaAGAGGGATAAAGACAATCAGAGATGGCAGTCTTTTTACCAAAAGACTTTATGGAATAGTGTATTAATATCTGAAGGACTGGAGTGGGGATTTGGATTATGCTTTGCACCAAAGTCACTTACATCATGGACCGTTCAACAGGTCTTACTCCAAGGATTTTGTGTCTGTTTTGTAACAGTGTCATAATATTAGCAGGTGCTTTGTCATACAAGAACAGAGACGTATATCAAATATAAGAAAAAAACTGCAAGTCAACTGTGCTCTGCTTGAAGTCTCAAACCCCATGTTTATCTTTattgtatgtctgtctctctctctgtctatcgcTCTCTGTAAATGATCCCTTATGTATACCTGAAATTGTttaaaatttgattaatctttacagaaaaaaatacaaagtatATTTGTATAACgaacaaagtgaaaacagaaACTTGCCTGCTATAGTCCCTGTTGTAATgcatgttttgaacacaagaggGGGCTGTTTTTTCATGTTGTAGGACTGAATAAGGACAGCTGGGTTTCTTATATTAAAAATCAAGACCTTCAAATTAGTGTGTCATTGGTTCACTATACATAACTTTCCAGCAAGCagcttattaatttatttacatttatagatAGCTGTCGTCTGAATTACAGAAAACCTGAAGATATTAACTTGCAGACTTctccaaaggaaaaaaaaaatacattatgtgTATGACATTATATGTGTGCCACAATATAATACTTTGAGTGCACAAAACTGTTCtgcacacacaaaattattttttgaaagTGCAAGCTGATAATTTGAATACACAaaaatcatatttgtgttcaaataatgttatttttctaACATTTGTTCGGTATCTCATGATGGGTTACGCATCAGGCGTGTCCAATCCTGGAAGCACCAATAACACCCCATTTGTCAGTTgacagaccaatcacaacagtgatGTGGGAGTCCTACCTCCCTAACGTAAACCACTCCCATAGGTGCCTTCTTCCTTCTTTGGAAGCTATCCTCAGCAGAACTAGCAAGATGTGGTCGCTTAACAGTTCATCAGGCGAGCCATTCAAGTGTTGATGTGGGTTTGATTTTTTTCTACCGAGTTTTGAGCCGTTATAACTTCTACCTCTCCGGCACGTTGTGGTGGTGTGGCAGATCAGCCGGTCTTGTCGCATTATGGGGATTAACACTGAATCAAGTGGCACATTGTGGTGAACTGCTTCTGTGTTCTTGAGTTTGTGTTCTGTTATGGCAACTGCGAGCTCGTGGAGCAAAGGGAAAGGATCCCTCCCGTCCGTGTTCTTGTGGATCCATGATCTTGCCTGGGGGTCAGGCATGCACTGGCTGCACACTCTGACCCAGAGTTTTGCCCGCATTGTTCCAATTTCATACTGAGAGTTTTGGAAAGGAGTGTGCGGGTCACGCCATCGAATAATTGAGATCCCTATATTTGTCCACCGCCAGCTGACAAAGACCCCCCACCCCAGCTGCAGGGACAGCGCAGGTGACGATCTTCTTTTGGAGGATGATGGCAAGGAGGATGAAGACGATGCCATTGTCCTCGCTCCTCCTCCTCGGCCAGGTATCGTAATGAACCAGTCCAGGGAGAGCTGGACTTATTGAGATGTGTAGGATGTCGGTGATCAAGTTCTCCATTAACTGGCTGTAACAGCAGACTGGCCAGGGTACAGAGAGGAATCTGTATGACGGCAAATGGCTGCCGTCTTGTGCTGCGCCGTCAAACAGTTCATTCCGGCCATCCCAGCAGGCACCGAGGAGATGCCTCATTTTTGAGATAAGCCTTTTTTGCACAGAGTGCCTGTTAAAGGTTTCCCCAGCCTGATGTGCAGGAAAAGGAGGATCTGGGGATGTCCAGCCCCCCTCCATTGGTGGCAAATCACCTTCACCCTGATCGTCAGATGGCCATATCCTCTGCTCCCCCTTCGTTGCAGGGACGGATGGAGAGATTGTCGGCCTCCATTTACAAAAGATCTGCATTAGTGCGGATCTAAACCCATGTACATCAAGAGGGGCTGTCCAGAGCTGCAGCCATAGCAGGGGTCTCGTTGTTGTGGGCGAACGGGCTATTTGGCTCAGCCTGTCTGAGAGCGAGAAGACCGTTTTCCTCGATGCCCTGGTGGATCCGAAAGCCCTCTTCGGGCCTACAATGTCCACAATGAAGCAGCAGTGTGATATAAGGAAAAAGAATGGGGAGGGGTTCGAGACCTGCCTTCACCGTAAATCCATCGCTCACCCCCCTCCAGCGAAGAGGACTCTGAAGGGGAATCAAACCATAAGTTTTGTGTTACACGGTTCATGCACAAACAATTTAATGAGAGCGTTGTCACCAGTTCCCCCAGTGCCTCTAAGTTTGCATCTTCTCCACCCATGGGTTCAGAAAAGATAGAAGAGGAATGTTCACACAAAAACACGCGTAATAAAAATCTCTGTGCATCCAAGAAGTGGGCGGTGGGCACAGCAACGTGTGAAAATAAACACAAtcaattacaaaataatacagAACTCAGAGCTGCAATCCACAGCTCCCCTGCTTGTGCCACAGCAccatcagtgagagagagagcttcAGTGGGCCCTCTCTGTTCACACAAAAAGTTGGCTGGTACATATGCGCACCCCTGGGTTTTGTCTAAGCTAAAATGGTGTTATAGGCTGCAATTCGCTGTAAAACCCACCTCTGTTCAACAGTGTGTTAATGTCAACAGCGGAGAGGGAATCAGCAAAGATTTTGAGGAAAATAGCCAATTTGCTAAGCAAGAGCAATAAGGGTTGTGCCATTGGAGGACAGCCGTCAGGGTTTTTAATCCAGGTATTTCATCATCCCAAAAAGAGGAGGAGGTCTCCATCCCATTCTGGGTTTCGGAACATCAACAAACACCTCAGAAGGTACAAGTTCAAAATGTTCATGCTCAGTTAATTCATCCCAGAGACTGGTTTACGTCAGTCGATCTGAAGGACGTGACTTTCATGTAGGCATCTACCCTCGCACAGAAAATTCCTAAGATTTGCCTTTCAGGTAGTAGCTTACGAATTTTTGTCAGTGCCTTTGGACTTTCATTAGCACTGAGAGTGTTCAGAGAGTATGAGGAGGCCATGCTAATGCTGCTGTGATTAAAGTTCCTAAGAGTGTCTGCTTATCTAGAAGATCTACTGCTGTGCACACCATCGCAGTATCAAGCAGAGATAGATACAAGAACACTGATATCTCGTTTGGTGAGTTTGGGATTCCAAATAAACACGACAAAGAGCTGTCTGATGCCCTCACAGGAAATAATTTATTCTGGTCTCAGATTGAACTCCGATCTGTATCGAGCGTTTCTGTCAGAGGAATGCATCGGATcgatttgttgttgtttgtctACAGGTTGTGTCTATGACTATTAGGTCTGATGTCCTCGATGGTGTCAGTCATTCCTTTGGGACTACTGCGAATGAGAGAGTTTTCAGCATTGGATTGAAGCACAGCACTTGTTTCCTTACCGTCACTTAAATCGCAGAGTGAGAGTGAAGTCAGAGGGGATGCTTGCTCTCACTTTCCTTCATGGTTGAACCCCTTTGGGCATGGTCTCTCTGTGGAAAGTGGTGATGACAGACGCATCACTCACAGGTTGgggccactgatctatatatatatatatatatatatatatatatatgtatatatatagatcagtggttggtGTACAATGTGAGAAGGCAGACTAGTAAATGGGGTTTGGCCCATAACACTACAGAACGCACACATAAACTTTCTGGACTTATTTACAGTGTTTCTAGCATTGAAGCACTTTGTACAGTTTCTTCAAGGCCACTATGTCCTAGTtagatcagtcaacatgacaaTGGTGGCATACATAACAGACAAGGGGGCAACCAACTGTTGCAGGTTTATGAGGGGTGCTCGGTGGTTGTACAGGGTATCAAAACCTCTGGTTCTGTCATGGGATTGATCCATGGTCCTGAATGTGCTTTCTCGGTCTCCCTTTGAGCCAGTTAAAAGTATAGAATTGAAGCTTTATTTTTGGCCTTAACAACTGCGACACGGGTTAGTGAACTTACAGCTATGCCAGTTCATCACTCTTTTATGCGCTTTGCTGTGGATTCATCGAGAGTGTTTCTTAAAACTAATCCATCCTTTGTGCCTAAGATGAGCGACTCTGTGCTCAGCTGTAAGCCTGTGGACTTGATACATTTTCACTCGCTGCCTTTTTATCACCAGAGGACGTAGGAGTTTGTACTCTATGTTTGTACATGAAAAGAATGAAAGCACTGAGGAAGAGTAATCAGCTTTTTGTTCCTTGGGCTGAATCTTGTAAGAGCAGACCCATATCTTGACAGTCTCATTGGGTAGTGGAGGCTATTATATTAAGTTATAATAGTCTAGGGTTGCAACCTCCGGAGGGCTTGAGAGCTCATTCTACCAGAGGCATGGCTATGACGTGGGCACTGTTTAGGGGCATTTCAGACAAGGACATTTGTGCGGCTGTGAGTTGGGTATTGCCTCACACTTTTGCCTGGTGTGGGTGTGCAGTCTGCCGATGTATAAAAAGAAAAGTTAAGTGCTTTTTGTTTCTCCCATACATTATTTTAGAATTTGTGGGGTTTTCATATTTTGGACTCTTCGAGTCTATTGACTGGTCTGCTTCGGACAGCATATCTGCAATACGGGAGTTGGCTAtatcccatagtgagataccgaACTAAGGATAGAAATAGAACTTTATGTtactcactgtggcagggcggagggcggggcggggccgTGATTCCGTACACCCGACCCCTtattaggctgattaagcccaAGAGGGATAAAGACAATCAGAGATGGCAGTGCAGAATGCCACACTCACGTAACAGGAGTGAGGCATCTTTCCACACTTTCACTCCTTGTAGTTGCACAGAGAAAATATATGCGGAGAACAGTGGCATAGCCAAGACTGGGCTGGCAAGCCTGACCAAATTATACCCAGGCCCACCCATCATTTtacagattattctttgacttcaaatatatatgtatataattctGATTTCAGAAAGTGTGAAAGAAATGTTTGAATGCGCCGCTTCAAAAAACTTATCTGGGTGAAAACTTGACCCATCCATTTGAATTAAAGCCCACCCAAAAAAGAATTCCTGGTTTCGCACTTGGCAGAGAATTATATTGGCACCTATGGCAGTGGTTCACATTAGGGAAGTGGGACTCCCTCATTACTGCTGTGACAACTCTATCAGTTGACAGACAGGGTGTTATTGGAtcactggatcacttcagaagacattgatttaaacactggagtattgtggattacttttatgctactttcatgtgctttttggagcttcaaagttctagtcaccattcacgttcattgtatagacctacagagttgaaatattcttctcaaaatctagAAAGAAAGCCATGCGCATCTTGGAGTTACTggagttagtaaatgatgagagaattttcatttttggaaaacaaAGTCTTTTTTAAACTCAACCACTGCATGTGACGCATTTAAAGTACTCTGTTCTGTAGTTAAATAAATTTCCACCATCTGGAGTATCAAAGCAGTACtcaaaaaagtaccatgataCCATGTTTGACTggaccttttttttatatatatattctaattgTCATCATTCCATATGGTTTAATTTTGGATGCAGGAAATGACTGTAGAATAACATGTTCTCTATGTATTTACTGCTGTGTTTTAATTTacagttatatttttgttatatctATTTAAGGTGTTCTGCGTGTCATTATTGTACTTATATTATGtgctataaatgtatttttgataatAATCAGGATTAAAACAATTGAACTTACACTAAATCATAGAGCAGATATGTTACATTGCTTGTGTAAATGATCTGGTGTGAATGCGCAGGCCCAAATTAGTTATTGAAGGATGTCCAACTCCCATAGTCTTAAAATAACCTCCTCCACTGAAATCCACAACACAGTATTTATTCCAGCAGACTATGAGTGCCATGAATAGTCAGTTATAATAACTATAAAGTGACCAGACTGATAGCATAAGCTTTTCCATTCGTTTACGGACCTGATATTTTGTTGTGCTCTTAAAGCAATTGAAGCAACTTCATGAGCCTTGCATTACTCAAATTAGTGGACACTGAATCTACATTTACTAAAATGTCTCTCAGGTCGAAATATTCAGAGTGGCGAGGCGACAGCTCACGATCAGCACAGAGGGAGATCGATTTCACCTCTCCGGGTTTAGCGGTGATGGGAATCGAACGTCTTCTGTTCACTGGGAAAGCCATCAACAGTCCCGCAAATGAAGTCTGGCCCAATCTATACATTGGCGACATGTGAGTGGACCTTCCTTCATTTGTTCAAAGTTTTTCTGTGTCTCCTACTGCTTCGTCTCTGTGGCTTCTATTAAAGTACAAAGAAATAAGAAAGGAGAAGTATACAGTACATGAAAGAGTTAAAGTGACTATAAAGTCTTGAGTTATGTAGATAATATCTGCCTGCAGAAGTGAATGTTTATTAGTGAAAGTTATTCATATCCTGCACCCCCACACCCAACTCCTCCTTAGACCCAGTCATTCTTATGTGTGGTCAACCTACGCTTCTAAATGAATTGAACAGAAATGAACACAATACTTAGAGGCAACATCGAATTGATAGTCGGTTCTATTATTTATTAATCTGCTAAGCATAATGGCCAGAACACTAATGGCCATCGAGCTGTTAGTGTTCTGctaaggaaaacaaaacaaatctttatAACTTGTATGTGTGCAGTATAATGCAATAATAATGCATTGTGTTGCGTTTGTTAGGAATATAGCTGAAAATTGTGCAGAGCTGAGAAGGCATCACTTCTCCCATGTCCTCAACTGTGCCCACAGCTCCAGACGTGGCAGCGAGATCTATGAGGGCATGGGCATCACATACTTGGGCATAGAGGCCCAGGATTCACCCACGTTTGACATGAGTGCCAACTTTAACATTGGAGCACAGTTCATACATACAGCACTGAAAGAGGGAGGTAAGTTGTTATACATGCAAATCATTATTAGTACTGCTTCATTGAGAGTCACTAAACTTTAGTATCTTTTAACCAAAGGCAAAATCCTGGTTCACTGTCATGTTGGAGTGAGTCGATCAGCAACTGTAGTTTTGGCATATCTGATGCTGAAACACAACATGACCCTGGTGGAGGCCATTAACACGGTAAAAGAGGGAAGAGGCATCATACCCAACCGAGGCTTCCTCAGACAACTTATTGACCTTCACATCAAGCTATACGGCTGCCGAAACTAGAAAGACTACAGCCATGTACATTCTAAATGAAGATGTTGTTTTCTGGCATATAGGTTGTTTCTACAATCATGCAAAGTTCAGCTGATATATGAGAAGAGAGGTACAGATGAGCATGatggtttttaaagggatagttcacccaaaaatgaaaattctctcatcatttactcacgccaaggttcggatggcagcgttcacactaTCAGAGCAATCACACCGAAGTTcgttttaatctaaccaaacctgccaagtgtgaacacaccctaaatctccacctttgaccagtagTTGCtgttatgcacaaataatgtgaatcgccaaaaaacaaaagaagaagaatatggtTGTGAATGTgagatttatggtgaaaaaggacttcaatatttatctggtttttttacccacacctatcatatcacttctgaagacatggatttaacaactggagtcatgtggcttttattttctttttggagcttcaaaatatggtcaccattcacttgcattgtatgaacctacagagcataaatattattctaaaaatcttaatttgtgttcagcagaataaagaaagtcatgcacgtctgggatggcatgaggatgagtaaattatcagagaataaaaaattttgggtgaactattcctttaactttgttACCGCAGTAACTGTGAATCTTGATCGATTGAAATTTCCATGTTAAGATTTTTATGGtttaattcctttaaaataaaggtAATAAAGTTGAAATGAGCAAAAACTAAGTATCAAATTATTTGGGAGTAAAACTTATGCGCACGTGTCTGATCCACAAAAGGTGTGATAGCTCTTACGGAATTTACGGAATTTACGTTATAGCGTTGCGTTAAACGCGTAATTACCATAGCAACCTAAACGGACACGAAAGAATAGAGGAGCGGCTGTTACAAACCTCGGAATAGGGTAATATtgtgtttaataatgtttttgttcaCAAATGCTGGTTTTTAACATTTCTGCAAAATTAGTATGTAtctgttttttacattttgaatgcacAATGGCTTGTAGAATATTACAAATACTAAACTTGGGAGTTAGTCGCTAAATGAGCCCAATTTTTCCCTGAAGGagtctgtaatatatatatatatattatatatatgcatttaatCGAAtcacatttagtcatttaaagCACCCTGTCGGATGAGATGTCAAGACCGCAGACTTCAGAACAACCCCCGCCGCATATTGACTCGACTCTGGCGCCGGTCGCTTACGGCAGCTGGGCTCTCCCAAAGCTGAGCAGAGAGCTGCAGGACGATGAGCTGGTCACCCGCCAGAGGGCGCTCGCTGCACTCTGTGAGCTCGTCCATGATCCCGAGATGGCGTATGATACCATTTTCAATGGTAAAGTTCATCCTTAAACATTTTGTATGCTTACCAGGGTCAAGAATTGACACTTGCTCGGGGAAAATAATGCCACCGAAAGTGATAAAAAATTACCCCCAAATTAAAAATGCGTGGGCCAAAAATGCTTCTGGAAGGAATTCCTTTGTGCTTTATTTGTGACATCTGATTTAACAATATTATTCTCTAGTTCTAAGTGTACATATCATATACAATTACACACATTGATTTAATTGAATTATGAAATCCAATCCATTGGGCCTTTAATGCCCTTTAATAGGAACGTTAATTTCTGACCCTTCTTACTATTGTGTTTAGGGCCATAGCAAATTAGCAATCATTATACCTAGAAATGTCTACATATGCCccacttctttaaaaaaaaaatgcctttatGTGTCCCTCCACACTTTTGTCAATTGTTTATCAACCTTTACATTGCTGTCCTGCCTCATAGGGTGCATAGAAAGTCTTAAGTCATTGTTACAAGATGAAGATGGCTTAGTACGGGTAAAGACTGCTGAAGTGCTTTATTTGCTTGCTGCACACAGCCTGGGAAGGTGAGTAATGCAGAAATCTGAGGGCTTTGGTTGCTGTTGTTGTAAGATGACAAGACTATTTGACCCTAAACTTTTATGTAAGTTTTTGTGTGAATGACCACTGCACAGAAATtagctgaaaatatttttttttttagagatatACTTTTATGATCCCTGAAGgttttttacgttttttttgtttgtgtcattttggacttacaGTGATACTTAGTGGAGTGGATGCAGCACCATTCAAAATCTGTATTTTTCACTTACAGATGCCAGTGTAGAAAtccactattcacagtcagtcatgaatAATTTAATCCAGGAGATTAAAAGTGTCCAAGTACAGGGTGGTTGCTGAGAGTAAGAAAGTTGTTTAAGGCTGGTCATATGATTTCAACATTTAGAATAAaccagcttttataagattacttaTATGACTAGAGTCCCATTTCATGTTAGTACTCCTGATTTtacacatatgtttcaaaattaaaatgaattccaTTAAGgggaaaactttttttaatgagagaattactgactgcacctttaaatgtacaTCCAGTTAGAGCTCTTGTTTGTTGGAGTAACTGTGTAGAAAAACAATTCCATATGAATGTGCTTGGCTCCACATAATTCATGTAAATTACTATATTTCAATTTTATGCATGGCTAGTGAAGCTTTCATTTTTGTGCATTTGTTACAAAGTGAAACCTTAAAGGTGTGGTCACTATTTCCCCTCATTACAAAAAGTATTAAACGTTAAGAAACgactacttcttttttttttttttatatatatatatctttaaaaacatgtgcactcacatgagatgaagacttttATCAGTGACATAATAAATCCTGATTTACTTTACATGGAGGAGGTCACCTCATTGGGGTCCGACATCTTAAGGGTTTGTCTCGATAACCCCCCTGTTTTCTGACAATTTCAATCATGGTACAAATTAACAATGCCTGACTGTGAATAGTGGATTTCTAATGGCATCGGTAGGCTAACTGAAAACT
This sequence is a window from Xyrauchen texanus isolate HMW12.3.18 chromosome 37, RBS_HiC_50CHRs, whole genome shotgun sequence. Protein-coding genes within it:
- the LOC127631160 gene encoding dual specificity protein phosphatase 26-like isoform X2, which gives rise to MSLALLKLVDTESTFTKMSLRSKYSEWRGDSSRSAQREIDFTSPGLAVMGIERLLFTGKAINSPANEVWPNLYIGDISRRGSEIYEGMGITYLGIEAQDSPTFDMSANFNIGAQFIHTALKEGGKILVHCHVGVSRSATVVLAYLMLKHNMTLVEAINTVKEGRGIIPNRGFLRQLIDLHIKLYGCRN
- the LOC127631160 gene encoding dual specificity protein phosphatase 26-like isoform X1 is translated as MSLALLKLVDTESTFTKMSLRSKYSEWRGDSSRSAQREIDFTSPGLAVMGIERLLFTGKAINSPANEVWPNLYIGDMNIAENCAELRRHHFSHVLNCAHSSRRGSEIYEGMGITYLGIEAQDSPTFDMSANFNIGAQFIHTALKEGGKILVHCHVGVSRSATVVLAYLMLKHNMTLVEAINTVKEGRGIIPNRGFLRQLIDLHIKLYGCRN